Proteins co-encoded in one Synechococcus elongatus PCC 6301 genomic window:
- the petH gene encoding ferredoxin--NADP reductase → MLNASVAGGAATTTYGNRLFIYEVIGLRQAEGEPSDSSIRRSGSTFFKVPYSRMNQEMQRILRLGGKIVSIRPAEEAAANNGAAPLQAAAEEPAAAPTPAPAAKKHSAEDVPVNIYRPNKPFVGKVLSNEPLVQEGGIGVVQHLTFDISEGDLRYIEGQSIGIIPDGTDDKGKPHKLRLYSIASTRHGDHVDDKTVSLCVRQLQYQNEAGETINGVCSTFLCGLKPGDDVKITGPVGKEMLLPADTDANVIMMGTGTGIAPFRAYLWRMFKDNERAINSEYQFNGKAWLIFGIPTTANILYKEELEALQAQYPDNFRLTYAISREQKNEAGGRMYIQDRVAEHADEIWNLLKDEKTHVYICGLRGMEDGIDQAMTVAAAKEDVVWSDYQRTLKKAGRWHVETY, encoded by the coding sequence ATGTTGAATGCGAGTGTGGCTGGCGGAGCAGCTACCACCACCTATGGCAACCGGCTCTTTATCTATGAAGTGATCGGTCTGCGCCAAGCCGAGGGCGAACCGTCCGACAGCTCAATCCGCCGTAGTGGCAGCACCTTCTTCAAGGTGCCTTACAGCCGGATGAATCAAGAAATGCAACGGATTTTGCGCCTTGGCGGCAAAATCGTTAGCATCCGGCCTGCGGAGGAAGCAGCCGCGAATAATGGTGCGGCTCCTCTACAGGCAGCAGCTGAAGAACCTGCTGCAGCACCAACCCCCGCTCCGGCTGCCAAAAAACATTCAGCCGAAGACGTGCCTGTCAATATCTACCGGCCTAACAAGCCTTTCGTAGGCAAGGTGCTCTCGAACGAGCCCTTGGTTCAAGAAGGCGGGATTGGTGTTGTGCAGCACCTCACCTTCGATATTTCGGAAGGCGATCTGCGCTACATCGAAGGTCAAAGTATCGGGATTATCCCGGATGGCACCGATGACAAAGGCAAGCCGCACAAGCTCCGTCTTTACTCGATCGCATCCACTCGCCACGGCGACCACGTGGATGACAAAACCGTCTCGCTGTGCGTGCGCCAGCTGCAGTACCAGAACGAAGCCGGCGAAACGATTAATGGCGTCTGCTCGACTTTCCTCTGTGGTCTGAAGCCAGGCGATGACGTCAAGATCACCGGTCCTGTGGGCAAAGAAATGCTCCTACCGGCGGACACAGACGCCAACGTGATCATGATGGGTACTGGCACCGGGATTGCTCCGTTCCGAGCCTACCTATGGCGGATGTTTAAAGACAACGAGCGAGCCATCAACAGCGAGTATCAATTCAACGGCAAGGCTTGGTTGATCTTCGGGATTCCGACGACCGCCAACATCCTCTACAAAGAGGAGCTGGAAGCGCTGCAGGCTCAGTATCCAGATAACTTCCGCCTGACCTACGCGATCAGCCGCGAGCAGAAAAATGAAGCGGGCGGCCGGATGTACATCCAAGACCGCGTCGCTGAACATGCTGACGAGATCTGGAACCTACTCAAGGACGAAAAAACCCACGTCTATATCTGTGGTTTGCGTGGCATGGAAGATGGGATCGATCAAGCCATGACCGTCGCAGCTGCCAAGGAAGATGTGGTTTGGTCTGACTACCAACGCACCCTCAAGAAAGCGGGTCGTTGGCATGTTGAAACCTACTAG